From a region of the Marmota flaviventris isolate mMarFla1 chromosome 13, mMarFla1.hap1, whole genome shotgun sequence genome:
- the Lingo2 gene encoding leucine-rich repeat and immunoglobulin-like domain-containing nogo receptor-interacting protein 2: MLHTAVSCWQPFLGLAVVLIFMGSTIGCPARCECSAQNKSVSCHRRRLIAIPEGIPIETKILDLSKNRLKSVNPEEFISYPLLEEIDLSDNVIANVEPGAFNNLFNLRSLRLKGNRLKLVPLGVFTGLSNLTKLDISENKIVILLDYMFQDLHNLKSLEVGDNDLVYISHRAFSGLLSLEQLTLEKCNLTAVPTEALSHLRSLISLHLKHLNINNMPVYAFKRLFHLKHLEIDYWPLLDMMPANSLYGLNLTSLSITNTNLSTVPFLAFKHLVYLTHLNLSYNPISTIEAGMFSDLIRLQELHIVGAQLRTIEPHSFQGLRFLRVLNVSQNLLETLEENVFSSPRALEVLSINNNPLACDCRLLWILQRQPTLQFGGQQPMCAGPDTIRERSFKDFHSTALSFYFTCKKPKIREKKLQHLLVDEGQTVQLECSADGDPQPAISWVTPRRRFITTKSNGRATVLGDGTLEIRFAQDQDSGLYVCIASNAAGNDTFTASLTVKGFASDRFLYANRTPMYMTDSNDTISNGTNANTFSLDLKTILVSTAMGCFTFLGVVLFCFLLLFVWSRGKGKHKNSIDLEYVPRKNNGAVVEGEVAGPRRFNMKMI; this comes from the coding sequence ATGCTTCACACGGCCGTATCATGCTGGCAGCCATTCCTGGGTCTGGCTGTGGTGTTAATCTTCATGGGATCCACCATTGGCTGCCCTGCTCGCTGTGAGTGCTCTGCCCAGAACAAATCTGTTAGCTGCCATAGAAGGCGGTTGATTGCCATCCCAGAGGGTATTCCCATCGAGACCAAAATCTTGGACCTGAGCAAAAACAGGTTGAAAAGCGTCAACCCCGAAGAATTCATATCATACCCACTTCTAGAGGAGATAGACTTGAGCGACAACGTCATCGCCAATGTGGAACCAGGAGCATTTAACAATCTCTTTAACCTGCGTTCCCTCCGTCTGAAAGGCAATCGCCTGAAGTTGGTTCCTTTAGGAGTATTCACAGGACTGTCCAACCTCACTAAGCTGGACATTAGTGAGAATAAGATCGTCATTTTACTGGACTACATGTTTCAGGATCTGCATAACCTAAAGTCTCTAGAAGTAGGGGACAATGATTTGGTTTATATATCACACAGGGCCTTCAGCGGGCTTCTCAGCTTGGAGCAGCTCACCCTGGAGAAGTGCAACCTAACAGCAGTACCAACAGAAGCCCTTTCCCACCTCCGCAGCCTCATCAGCCTCCATCTGAAGCATCTGAATATCAACAATATGCCTGTGTATGCCTTTAAAAGATTATTCCACCTGAAACACCTAGAGATTGACTATTGGCCTTTACTGGATATGATGCCTGCCAATAGCCTCTATGGCCTCAACCTCACATCCCTTTCCATTACTAACACCAATCTGTCCACTGTACCCTTCCTTGCCTTTAAACACCTGGTATACCTGACACACCTTAACCTCTCCTACAATCCCATCAGCACTATTGAAGCAGGCATGTTCTCTGACCTGATCCGCCTTCAAGAGCTTCATATAGTAGGGGCCCAGCTCCGCACCATTGAACCCCACTCCTTCCAAGGGCTCCGCTTTCTTCGCGTGCTCAATGTATCTCAGAACCTGCTGGAAACTTTGGAAGAGAATGTCTTCTCCTCCCCTAGGGCTTTGGAGGTCTTGAGCATTAATAACAACCCACTGGCCTGTGACTGCCGTCTCCTTTGGATCCTGCAGCGACAGCCCACCTTACAGTTTGGTGGCCAGCAGCCCATGTGTGCTGGCCCAGACACTATCCGTGAGAGGTCATTTAAGGATTTTCACAGCACTGccctttctttttactttaccTGCAAAAAACCCAAAATCCGTGAAAAGAAGCTGCAGCATCTGCTAGTGGATGAAGGGCAGACAGTCCAGTTAGAATGCAGTGCCGATGGAGACCCACAGCCTGCGATTTCCTGGGTGACACCCCGAAGGCGTTTTATCACTACCAAGTCCAATGGAAGAGCTACTGTGCTGGGCGATGGCACCCTAGAAATCCGCTTTGCCCAGGATCAGGACAGTGGGCTGTATGTTTGCATCGCTAGCAATGCCGCTGGGAATGACACCTTCACAGCCTCCTTGACTGTGAAAGGGTTTGCCTCAGACCGCTTTCTTTACGCAAACAGGACCCCTATGTACATGACTGACTCCAATGACACCATTTCCAATGGCACCAATGCCAATACTTTTTCCCTGGACCTTAAAACAATACTGGTATCCACAGCCATGGGCTGTTTCACATTCCTGGgagtggttttattttgttttctcctcctctttgtgTGGAGCCGAGGGAAAGGCAAGCACAAAAACAGCATTGACCTTGAGTATGTGCCCCGAAAAAACAATGGTGCTGTTGTGGAAGGGGAAGTGGCTGGACCCAGGAGGTTCAACATGAAAATGATTTGA